A stretch of the Nematostella vectensis chromosome 1, jaNemVect1.1, whole genome shotgun sequence genome encodes the following:
- the LOC5520472 gene encoding phytanoyl-CoA dioxygenase domain-containing protein 1 homolog isoform X1, whose product MCCKLNMSNENKNTKTYKIDWPKYKPLDEWLKGQPTETWKETFEKDGYLVVHGLIDKDFVEIYKDVYMKLLNGEIDTRRHRQDLGCNEPQKTQVENICQIMWPHLYVPSLMEGPLSERVQAINKIIIGPDAAFDFNMLISKAPKTETATPWHQDESYWPDMPDKRASTCWVALDQSTVDNGCMWFVPGSHKLPLRKHWPACKGAHVLQCECTEDEGKPEPLPPGSCTLHSGHTLHYSRGNSTNGYRRAFIINYRPEAMVEWERERNFAHGKEGLDETKRDDVVIIRREVNN is encoded by the exons ATGTGTTGCAAG TTGAATATGTCAAATGAAAACAAGAACACAAAGACTTACAAGATTGATTGGCCAAAATACAAGCCATTGGACGAATGGCTCAAGGGTCAACCTACAGAGACATGGAAAGAAACATTTGAAAAGGATGGTTACTTG GTTGTGCATGGACTTATTGACAAGGATTTTGTAGAAATTTACAAGG ATGTCTACATGAAGCTTCTGAATGGTGAGATAGACACGAGGCGCCATCGACAAGATCTTGGTTGTAATG AGCCACAGAAGACACAAGTGGAGAACATTTGCCAGATCATGTGGCCCCATCTCTATGTCCCATCACTGATGGAG GGCCCGCTTTCAGAAAGAGTTCAAGCCATTAATAAGATTATTATCGGACCTGATGCAGCATTTGACTTCAACATGTTAATTTCCAAG GCTCCAAAGACTGAAACTGCCACACCATGGCATCAGGATGAGAGCTACTGGCCAGACATGCCAGACAAGAGGGCATCAACTTGCTGG GTGGCACTCGACCAGTCAACAGTGGACAATGGCTGCATGTGGTTTGTGCCTGGTTCACACAAGCTTCCACTAAGAAAACACTGGCCTGCCTGTAAAGGAGCCCATGTGTTGCAGTGTGAATGTACTGAG GATGAAGGCAAGCCTGAGCCTCTTCCTCCTGGATCCTGTACCCTACACAGTGGACATACCCTGCACTACAGCCGTGGCAACAGTACAAATGGATACAGACGGGCCTTTATCATAAACTACAGACCTGAGGCCATGGTTGAGTGGGAACGAGAACGCAATTTTGCACATGGAAAAGAG GGCCTTGATGAGACCAAAAGAGATGATGTTGTGATTATCAGACGTGAAGTCAATAATTAA
- the LOC5520472 gene encoding phytanoyl-CoA dioxygenase domain-containing protein 1 homolog isoform X2 translates to MSNENKNTKTYKIDWPKYKPLDEWLKGQPTETWKETFEKDGYLVVHGLIDKDFVEIYKDVYMKLLNGEIDTRRHRQDLGCNEPQKTQVENICQIMWPHLYVPSLMEGPLSERVQAINKIIIGPDAAFDFNMLISKAPKTETATPWHQDESYWPDMPDKRASTCWVALDQSTVDNGCMWFVPGSHKLPLRKHWPACKGAHVLQCECTEDEGKPEPLPPGSCTLHSGHTLHYSRGNSTNGYRRAFIINYRPEAMVEWERERNFAHGKEGLDETKRDDVVIIRREVNN, encoded by the exons ATGTCAAATGAAAACAAGAACACAAAGACTTACAAGATTGATTGGCCAAAATACAAGCCATTGGACGAATGGCTCAAGGGTCAACCTACAGAGACATGGAAAGAAACATTTGAAAAGGATGGTTACTTG GTTGTGCATGGACTTATTGACAAGGATTTTGTAGAAATTTACAAGG ATGTCTACATGAAGCTTCTGAATGGTGAGATAGACACGAGGCGCCATCGACAAGATCTTGGTTGTAATG AGCCACAGAAGACACAAGTGGAGAACATTTGCCAGATCATGTGGCCCCATCTCTATGTCCCATCACTGATGGAG GGCCCGCTTTCAGAAAGAGTTCAAGCCATTAATAAGATTATTATCGGACCTGATGCAGCATTTGACTTCAACATGTTAATTTCCAAG GCTCCAAAGACTGAAACTGCCACACCATGGCATCAGGATGAGAGCTACTGGCCAGACATGCCAGACAAGAGGGCATCAACTTGCTGG GTGGCACTCGACCAGTCAACAGTGGACAATGGCTGCATGTGGTTTGTGCCTGGTTCACACAAGCTTCCACTAAGAAAACACTGGCCTGCCTGTAAAGGAGCCCATGTGTTGCAGTGTGAATGTACTGAG GATGAAGGCAAGCCTGAGCCTCTTCCTCCTGGATCCTGTACCCTACACAGTGGACATACCCTGCACTACAGCCGTGGCAACAGTACAAATGGATACAGACGGGCCTTTATCATAAACTACAGACCTGAGGCCATGGTTGAGTGGGAACGAGAACGCAATTTTGCACATGGAAAAGAG GGCCTTGATGAGACCAAAAGAGATGATGTTGTGATTATCAGACGTGAAGTCAATAATTAA
- the LOC5520469 gene encoding tyrosine-protein phosphatase non-receptor type 22 has translation MSCSQDGMQRFLQHKSSLEPRNNPQGENGFAKEFQELKNISSRQKRDKAFSTNHGEKEYNRTKNRYKDILPYDYSRIVLPEIKGVGGSDYINGNYIKGPTKNIMYLAAQGPLPKTVDDFWRMIISHNIQVVVMACREYELGKLKCKRYWPESMEETLTFAGMKISLESEEAMGDGFTVRTLAVQAGKTKHNVTQFHYTAWPDHDVPRSATPLIELTRSFRTFVGSQDTPVLVHCSAGCGRTGTICALDYARTLLQTGRTEELSVFDIVANLRRQRVAMVQTKEQYTLVYKAVEELVNEELRKQNHLYVNVSVGDQQGGEEQNYENVAFIRSIQRLHLEEKKASRPPENRPIPTPPRETTSKTQEPKNVMELPPKTKAKPSVAPKKVNGEVKSQEVGRNTCTTLDNNGASRKPPLAQRPPQEYVNVTLKEEKTLPIPAKPAKPAPAAKPVAFARAMSNQSSTVPFKPGHRKALSDPDYVILPTKLTERNDSDYVVPPIASGHVAQQTVPEGLLIDLSDEPSSRSNLSPRPVLGSYENVTVPRNVPEVAPQPKRGTATDSENPAMPTSTSLERMSPCLLEGIQIKKPQPFTPAVVQRRTSSTDVSAGKPNIPSQYSLIGAFETPPQTIPHKMEEQVTRRVSPGVDSASESTGKGSAQCDTERPVAPPRRVSDVSKKKDIVSGAPGKMAFAGSYDLVSFPGDNDRTSETAYSKTNQGFVNAVDKSRSSPNLADAIVINTSVHSNSKRPLERQNSLESDATDYGLAVVTRRKSEEMLSSRGRAPVYSSPEDDGKKGNVPFHSSPENCGKANVPIYSSAENDGPSIQKPAVLKRSTSERLITIPSKPVCEEDIPNTLYATVGLKSRDKKRAPLSPDLWDSASSAPPLPSDRRAIKTQGSSSSLKSTSSASSEDQDLPPPVPAKTAGAFLVAGEDDAYDNVESRAGTLDRFKSKAKNIAIAGAAQLSHLSVHRRSSSPVHNTGSDSPNEGLTVLQNDFGYGERPSKPGGPRPRPSHWPNFPSLDVM, from the exons ATGTCGTGTTCGCAAGACGGTATGCAGCGATTCCTGCAACACAAGAGCTCACTGGAGCCAAGGAACAACCCCCAAGGAGAAAACGGCTTCGCCAAAGAGTTTCAG GAACTGAAGAATATATCATCCAGACAGAAGCGGGATAAGGCTTTTTCCACAAACCATGGTGAAAAAGAATACAACCGGACCAAAAATAGATACAAAGATATCCTACCAT aTGACTACTCTAGAATCGTTCTACCTGAGATTAAGGGGGTTGGTGGTTCAGATTACATCAATGGCAACTATATAAAG GGGCCCACCAAAAATATAATGTACCTAGCGGCTCAGGGTCCATTGCCCAAGACAGTTGATGATTTCTGGAGGATGATTATCTCTCATAACATCCAG GTTGTGGTGATGGCTTGCAGGGAGTATGAGCTAGGCAAG CTAAAATGCAAACGATATTGGCCAGAGAGTATGGAGGAAACTCTTACATTTGCTGGGATGAAAATTTCTCTG GAATCTGAAGAAGCAATGGGTGATGGGTTTACTGTCAGAACGTTAGCTGTACAGGCTGGGAAG ACCAAGCACAATGTTACCCAGTTCCATTACACTGCGTGGCCTGATCATGATGTCCCCCGCTCAGCCACCCCTCTCATTGAACTTACAAGATCTTTCCGCACCTTTGTTGGGAGTCAAGATACCCCAGTGCTGGTTCATTGCAG TGCTGGGTGTGGCAGGACTGGCACCATATGTGCCTTGGATTATGCGAGAACTTTATTGCAGACAGGA CGAACAGAGGAGCTAAGTGTGTTTGACATTGTGGCTAATCTAAGGCGGCAGAGAGTAGCTATGGTGCAGACAAAG GAGCAGTATACACTCGTTTACAAAGCTGTCGAAGAACTAGTGAACGAGGAGCTTAGGAAGCAAAATCATCTTTATGTTAATGTGAGCGTTGGCGATCAGCAAGGAGGCGAGGAACAGAATTACGAAAATGTTGCATTCATTCGTAGCATCCAAAGACTACATCTTGAGGAGAAAAAAGCGTCTCGTCCTCCCGAAAATCGCCCTATACCCACACCTCCTAGGGAAACGACTTCAAAAACCCAAGAGCCTAAAAACGTAATGGAATTACCGCCTAAAACCAAAGCTAAACCTTCAGTTGCCCCAAAGAAAGTAAACGGGGAAGTAAAATCACAGGAAGTTGGTAGAAATACGTGCACCACTCTGGATAATAATGGTGCCTCCAGAAAGCCCCCCTTGGCTCAAAGACCTCCACAGGAGTATGTTAATGTTACACTGAAGGAGGAAAAGACTCTTCCAATACCTGCTAAACCGGCTAAACCTGCTCCTGCTGCTAAACCAGTGGCATTCGCTCGAGCAATGTCAAATCAAAGCAGCACCGTGCCATTCAAGCCAGGCCATCGGAAGGCGCTGAGCGACCCCGACTACGTTATACTACCCACTAAGCTAACAGAAAGGAATGACTCTGATTATGTGGTTCCTCCTATAGCAAGTGGTCACGTGGCTCAGCAGACAGTCCCTGAAG GCCTTCTAATTGACTTAAGTGATGAGCCATCCTCCAGAAGCAATTTATCCCCTAGACCAGTGCTTGGCAGTTATGAAAACGTAACAG TTCCTAGAAATGTCCCAGAGGTTGCGCCTCAACCAAAGCGTGGCACAGCAACTGATTCAGAAAACCCAGCTATGCCAACCAGTACATCCTTAGAGAGAATGTCACCGTGTTTACTTGAAGGCATACAAATAAAGAAACCGCAGCCTTTTACTCCAGCCGTCGTCCAACGAAGAACAAGTAGCACAGATGTATCGGCGGGTAAACCCAATATACCCAGCCAATATAGCCTTATTGGTGCTTTTGAGACACCCCCACAAACAATTCCCCACAAAATGGAAGAGCAGGTTACCCGGCGTGTATCCCCAGGGGTAGACTCTGCATCAGAGAGTACAGGAAAAGGGAGCGCACAATGTGATACCGAAAGACCAGTTGCACCCCCACGCCGCGTCAGTGATGTGTCCAAGAAAAAGGACATTGTAAGCGGGGCTCCTGGAAAAATGGCATTTGCTGGCTCGTACGATTTGGTGTCTTTTCCAGGGGACAATGATAGAACCAGCGAGACAGCTTACTCCAAAACAAACCAAGGTTTTGTAAACGCTGTAGACAAGTCTAGGAGCTCTCCGAACCTCGCTGACGCGATAGTTATCAATACGTCGGTGCATAGTAACTCTAAACGGCCGTTAGAGAGACAAAATAGTCTAGAGTCCGATGCCACGGATTATGGCTTGGCTGTGGTAACTCGAAGGAAATCTGAGGAAATGCTAAGCAGTAGGGGCCGAGCGCCGGTATATTCGTCTCCTGAGGACGATGGCAAAAAGGGGAATGTTCCTTTTCACTCATCACCCGAGAATTGCGGCAAGGCCAACGTACCTATTTACTCCTCGGCTGAGAATGACGGCCCGAGCATACAAAAGCCTGCAGTCCTAAAGAGAAGTACCAGTGAGCGCCTCATCACCATTCCGAGCAAACCTGTTTGTGAGGAGG ATATACCAAACACCTTGTACGCGACTGTTGGGTTaaaatcacgtgacaaaaaGCGGGCCCCGCTCTCTCCAGATCTGTGGGATAGTGCTAGTTCAGCTCCACCTTTACCCTCTGATCGCCGGGCTATTAAGACACAAGGGTCGTCAAGCAGCCTTAAG AGTACATCATCTGCATCTAGTGAGGACCAAGATTTACCACCGCCAGTTCCAGCCAAGACTGCTGGCGCATTCCTAGTAGCAG GAGAAGATGATGCCTATGACAATGTCGAGAGCCGTGCCGGTACTTTGGATCGGTTCAAGTCTAAAGCCAAGAACATTGCTATAGCAGGAGCTGCTCAG CTTTCCCATTTATCAGTGCATAGACGATCGTCATCTCCTGTTCACAACACAGGTTCTGACTCGCCAA ATGAAGGGCTGACAGTCTTACAAAACGATTTCG gATACGGGGAACGCCCCAGTAAACCTGGTGGACCAAGACCTCGTCCAAGCCACTGGCCCAATTTCCCTTCCCTCGATGTCATGTGA
- the LOC5520474 gene encoding ADP-ribosylation factor 4: MGLTISSLFTRLFGKKQMRILMVGLDAAGKTTILYKLKLGEIVTTIPTIGFNVESVEYKNISFTVWDVGGQDKIRPLWRHYFQNTQGLIYVVDSNDRERVNESKEELNKMLQEDELKDAVVLVMANKQDLPNALSVSEITEKLGLQSIRDRQWYIQAACATQGTGLYEGLDWLSNELSK, from the exons ATGGGTCTTACTATTTCATCGCTATTCACCCGGCTTTTCGGCAAAAAGCAAATGAGGATATTGATGG tcgGTTTGGATGCTGCAGGGAAGACTACTATATTGTACAAACTAAAACTTGGAGAAATTGTCACAACTATTCCAACAATTG GTTTTAATGTAGAAAGCGTGGAATATAAGAACATCTCTTTTACTGTATGGGATGTTGGCGGTCAAGACAAGATCCGCCCACTCTGGAGACATTATTTCCAAAACACACAG GGTCTTATCTATGTTGTGGACAGTAATGACAGGGAGAGAGTGAATGAGTCAAAGGAAGAATTAAACAAAATG TTGCAGGAAGATGAACTAAAGGATGCAGTTGTTCTAGTAATGGCCAACAAACAAGATTTACCAAATGCATTGAGTGTCAGTGAAATTACAGAGAAGCTTGGTCTTCAGAGCATTAGAGATCGCCAA TGGTATATCCAAGCGGCTTGTGCAACTCAAGGGACTGGTTTATATGAAGGTCTGGACTGGTTGTCGAATGAGCTATCCAAGTGA